CACTCCATCATGAATTTTGATGACCTGAAGCAAGAAATCGAGCTGTTGAAAGCAGAGAATGCGACATTGACCGCGCGAGCAGCCCGGCTTGGCCGGGTTGAACATACGCTGAATGCTATCCTAAAAGGCACAGCATGGGCAACCGGTCATGATTCTTTTGTTTCCCTGGTACAACATCTGGCCGAAACGCTGGCGGCCCGGTATGCGTTGGTAGGCGAGATAACCGGCCATAACAAAGAGCTGATTCAAACGATTGCCTATTGGCAAGACGGCCGTCTGCGGCAAAATATCCAATACGAGATTGCCGGCAGCCCTTGCGCCGCAGTGCTGGAAAACGGGATACAGTATTACACCTCAGATGTCTGGCGATTGTTCCCCGAAGACAAAGGATTAAACGAGAAACAGATCGAGTGTTACATTGGCGCGCCGCTGTTCGGCGCCGATGGGCAGCCATCAGGAGTTCTGGTCGTCTTCCACGACCAGCTCATAGACAGCACCGTTGATTCCGTCTCGGTCATGAATCTGTTTGCTGCGCAAGCCGCGACCGAGTTAGAACGTAAGCGAGCCGCAGAGATGGAACGCACACAACGCGAACTGGCTGAAGCCCTACACGAAATCGGCCTGGCGTTGAGCGCATCACTGGATGTTGAAGTGGTGCTGGATTTGCTGCTGGAACAGCTCGGCCGGGTTGTACCTTATGATTCGGCGAACGTTATCGAAGTGCAGAATGGGCAAACGTTTGTTGTGCGGGCGCGTGGTTACGAGCAGTTCAGCATTTTTTTGGATACTGCCCAACGGCCGCGCGCTAGAGACGTGGCCGACGCGCTGACCTGGCAGAAAGTGATTGAGACAAAACGGCCGTTAGTCATCCCAGACATCAAGCAGAGCAATTTGTGGCTCGACAGCGCTTCCACCCCACACATTGGCTCTTGGGCCAGCGCTCCTGTACTGATTGGCGGCGAAGTAGCAGCCTTTTTATCCATCAACAAACTTGAACCTGATTTTTACAACGACGAACATGGGCAGCGTTTAGCGGCGTTTGCCGCCCAGGCCGCGCTGGCTCTGCAGAATGCCCGGCTGTTTGCTGCGGCCACCGGGCGCACCGAAGCGCTGCGATTGACAGGCGACGTGCTGCGGGCGCTCAACGCAGCTTCCAACATTCAGGATGCGTTCCCTGCCCTGGTGAGGAGTCTGAAAGCCGCTACCAACTGCCAACGGGTCACGTTGGCGCAAATGGATGAAACGCGGGAGTGGGCCTATTTTATTGCGCTGCATGATGACAAGAATCAATTTGACTCAGCTTTTCGTCTGCACATTTCGCAGTCGGCGGCCACTGAGGATTTATTGCACGGCCGTGTCCACATCGTGCCCGACATCAGCCAAGAATTAGACTATCTGGCTGCTCAATTATTGTACAAAGAGGGGTATCGGGCCTATATAGCCCTGCCGCTGCTGGTTAATGAGGCTACCCAAGGAGTTCTGACATTAAGTTGGGACCAGACAGGCGCGTTTGAACAAGTCAGACTGCCTCTGGTTCAGCAAATCGCCAATGTCATTGCCCTGGGGCTGGAACGAAGCCAATTGTTTGCCAAAACCCACGCCCGAACCCAAGAATTGAATCTGCTCAACAAAGTCATTTCTGCCGCCGCTTCCGGGCAGACAGAAGAAACCGTGCTGCAAATACTTTGCCAGGAAATTGCCCACTATTTATCGGCAAGCCACGTCACGTTGGTGGAGTTAGACAAGTCCATGACAACTGGGCGGGTGATGGCCCAATATCTTAGCCCCGATCACAAATCGCTTACCGGCCGGGTTTTAGAGCTAATGACAGACAGCGCATTGTTAACGGCCGTTGTGCAAACCCAAACGCCCTTTGTTGTCCCGGATTTGAGCCAATTCCCCCTTAGTCCTGGCATGGCCCACCTGGTCGAAATCTACCGCCTCATGTCGGCTTTACTCGTTCCTATTTCGCTGCGGGGCAGCCTTGTTGGCATTATGGGCATCGGTTCCGAGACGAGACATGTTTTCACCAACGAAGAAATCCGCCTGACCCAAACCGTTTGCGAAGAATTAGGCCGCATTCTGGAAACGGCACGCTTGTACGACCAGTTACGCACCCACGCCGCTGAATTGGAAGAGCGGGTAGCGGAACGCACCAGCGAATTGGCCGAAGCCAATGAGCAGCTCAAAGAGCTAGACGCTCTCAAGTCCCAGTTTGTGTCCGACGTTTCCCACGAACTGCGTACACCGGTAACCAATCTGAAGCTGTATCTCGATCTTCTGGAACACAAAGGCAGCGAGCTTTTGCCCAAATACCTGCCTATTTTACAAAAACAGGCTGACCGCTTGGGTCAGCTTATCCAGGATATTTTAGATCTTTCCCGGCTAGACATTCGCCCCAACAACCTGCCTGGCTTCCAATTGGTAGACCTGAACGCCATTGCTCAGGACGTTGTCATCGCCCATCAGCCGCGCGCCGACATTGCCGGCTTACAGATGGTTTTTACACCCTGTCCCGACCTGCCACTCATTTGGGGCGAGCGCAATCAACTGGCGCAGGTGATCACCAATCTATTGTCTAACGCCATCAATTACACCAAACAGGGCCGCATAGAGGTAAAAATTGCGCCCACCGCCAATCAGCAGCAGGTCTGTCTGGCCGTTAAAGATACCGGCATCGGGATTGACGCCGATGATGTGGTCTATTTGTTTAACCGGTTTTACCGGGGCAAGCAGGCCCGACAATCTAATATTCCTGGAACCGGGTTGGGCCTAGCAATTGCCCAGGAAATCGTCCGGCTGCATGGTGGGCATATTGAAGTATTTAGCGCCATCAACCAGGGTTCCACACTCAGCGTTTTTCTACCGATGCAGACCTGAATGTTTGTTGCCTGACGGCCGTTGCCCACCCTCCCCTTCCATAAAGTGGGAACGCACCCGCCAATGAACTAGAAACCAGAGCGCCGCCATAACCATACTCAGCCAACCCAAAACGGCCGTTACCCCACGCACATCCATCCCCCACGAATCCTGCGCATAACCGGCAAAAAAAGTAGCAACAGACTGCGTCAGCGTCAACGCCGCAAACTCAAAGGCAAACACCCGGCCGCGAAATCGGTCGGGCGTCAACATTTGCAGC
Above is a genomic segment from Candidatus Leptovillus gracilis containing:
- a CDS encoding GAF domain-containing protein, whose protein sequence is MNFDDLKQEIELLKAENATLTARAARLGRVEHTLNAILKGTAWATGHDSFVSLVQHLAETLAARYALVGEITGHNKELIQTIAYWQDGRLRQNIQYEIAGSPCAAVLENGIQYYTSDVWRLFPEDKGLNEKQIECYIGAPLFGADGQPSGVLVVFHDQLIDSTVDSVSVMNLFAAQAATELERKRAAEMERTQRELAEALHEIGLALSASLDVEVVLDLLLEQLGRVVPYDSANVIEVQNGQTFVVRARGYEQFSIFLDTAQRPRARDVADALTWQKVIETKRPLVIPDIKQSNLWLDSASTPHIGSWASAPVLIGGEVAAFLSINKLEPDFYNDEHGQRLAAFAAQAALALQNARLFAAATGRTEALRLTGDVLRALNAASNIQDAFPALVRSLKAATNCQRVTLAQMDETREWAYFIALHDDKNQFDSAFRLHISQSAATEDLLHGRVHIVPDISQELDYLAAQLLYKEGYRAYIALPLLVNEATQGVLTLSWDQTGAFEQVRLPLVQQIANVIALGLERSQLFAKTHARTQELNLLNKVISAAASGQTEETVLQILCQEIAHYLSASHVTLVELDKSMTTGRVMAQYLSPDHKSLTGRVLELMTDSALLTAVVQTQTPFVVPDLSQFPLSPGMAHLVEIYRLMSALLVPISLRGSLVGIMGIGSETRHVFTNEEIRLTQTVCEELGRILETARLYDQLRTHAAELEERVAERTSELAEANEQLKELDALKSQFVSDVSHELRTPVTNLKLYLDLLEHKGSELLPKYLPILQKQADRLGQLIQDILDLSRLDIRPNNLPGFQLVDLNAIAQDVVIAHQPRADIAGLQMVFTPCPDLPLIWGERNQLAQVITNLLSNAINYTKQGRIEVKIAPTANQQQVCLAVKDTGIGIDADDVVYLFNRFYRGKQARQSNIPGTGLGLAIAQEIVRLHGGHIEVFSAINQGSTLSVFLPMQT